In Campylobacter sp. RM16187, the DNA window TTGAACCTGAGGAAGTTATCGTCAGCTCTTGCAGAGTTGATGCAGGCCCTGTATTAAAGAGATTTAGACCAAGAGCAAGAGGAAGCGCAAGCAGAATTCGCAAACCAACTGCCCACATTTTGGTAGAAGTATCTAAAGCTGAAAAGAAGGACGCATAGTATGGGACAAAAAGTAAATCCGATTGGTTTAAGACTAGGAATTAACCGCAACTGGGAATCAAGATGGTTTCCTGCTAAAGGAAATTTGGTAGAAAATATCGGCGAAGATTACAAAATTCGTGCGTTTCTTAAGAAAAAACTATATTATGCAGGGGTTTCTCAAATTCTTATCGAAAGAACGGCTAAGAAGATCAGAGTAACTGTAGTAGCAGCTCGCCCTGGCATCATAATAGGTAAAAAAGGCTCAGACGTTGAGAAGCTAAAAGATGATATCCAAAAGCTAATCAACAAAGAGGTTAATGTAAATATCAAAGAAGAGAGAAAAGCTCAAGCTTCTGCTCAACTTGCTGCAGAGAACGTTGCAATGCAACTTGAAAAACGTGTTGCGTTTAGACGTGCTATGAAAAAGGTAATCCAAGGCGCTCAAAAATCAGGTGCTAAGGGTATTAAAATTTCAGTTGCAGGCCGTTTAGGTGGCGCTGAGATGGCAAGAACAGAGTGGTATTTGGAGGGTCGTGTGCCACTTCATACACTAAGAGCGAAGATCGATTACGGTTTTGCAGAGGCGCATACAACTTATGGAAACATAGGTATTAAAGTGTGGATATTTAAAGGTGAGGTTCTTCAAAAAGGCGTTCAAGCTGAGAAAACTGAAGAAGAAGCACCAAAAAAACCACGCAGAGCAAGAAGAGGTAAATAATCATGTTGATGCCAAAACGAACAAAATTTCGCAAGCAGATGAAAGGTCGCAACCGCGGTTATGCAACTCGTGGTACTGACCTTGCAATGGGAGAATTTGGTATAAAAGCTGTTGAAGCTGGAAGAATCAATTCTCGCCAAATAGAAGCGGCTCGTGTTGCTTTGACTCGTCATGTTAAAAGACAAGCAAAAACTTGGATTAGAGTTTTCCCTGATAAGCCACTAACTAAAAAGC includes these proteins:
- the rplP gene encoding 50S ribosomal protein L16, with amino-acid sequence MLMPKRTKFRKQMKGRNRGYATRGTDLAMGEFGIKAVEAGRINSRQIEAARVALTRHVKRQAKTWIRVFPDKPLTKKPLQTRMGKGKAGIEEWVMNIKPGRIIYEMAGVNEELAREALTLAMHKLPFKTKIVTRESENEIY
- the rpsC gene encoding 30S ribosomal protein S3 — translated: MGQKVNPIGLRLGINRNWESRWFPAKGNLVENIGEDYKIRAFLKKKLYYAGVSQILIERTAKKIRVTVVAARPGIIIGKKGSDVEKLKDDIQKLINKEVNVNIKEERKAQASAQLAAENVAMQLEKRVAFRRAMKKVIQGAQKSGAKGIKISVAGRLGGAEMARTEWYLEGRVPLHTLRAKIDYGFAEAHTTYGNIGIKVWIFKGEVLQKGVQAEKTEEEAPKKPRRARRGK